One region of Drosophila subobscura isolate 14011-0131.10 chromosome J, UCBerk_Dsub_1.0, whole genome shotgun sequence genomic DNA includes:
- the LOC117895229 gene encoding CRAL-TRIO domain-containing protein C589.09, mitochondrial, with the protein MSSEELAPINEQDLKDLKERMKLIVEADPKQYHNDFSLRRYLRAFKTTDDAFQAILKTNKWRETYGVDKLAEMDRSQLENKARLLRHRDCIGRPVIYIPAKNHGSSTRDIDELTRFIVYNLEEACKKCFEEVTDRLCIVFDLAEFSTSCMDYQLVQNLIWLLGKHFPERLGVCLIINSPGLFSTVWPAIRVLLDDNTAKKVKFVSDEVDLCKYLIPDILPTDM; encoded by the exons ATGTCATCCGAGGAGCTGGCGCCAATTAACGAGCAGGACCTGAAGGACCTTAAGGAGCGCATGAAACTGATTGTCGAAGCGGATCCCAAGCAATACCACAATGATTTCTCACTGCGGCGCTATCTGCGCGCCTTCAAGACAACAGATGACGCATTCCAA GCCATACTGAAGACGAACAAGTGGCGTGAGACATATGGCGTGGATAAGCTAGCCGAGATGGACCGCAGCCAGCTGGAGAACAAGGCGCGTCTGCTGCGCCATCGCGATTGCATCGGCCGTCCAGTTATTTACATTCCGGCCAAGAATCATGGCTCATCCACCCGTGACATTGATGAGTTGACCCGCTTCATTGTCTACAACCTGGAGGAGGCGTGCAAGAAGTGCTTCGAGGAGGTCACCGATCGCCTCTGCATCGTCTTCGATCTCGCCGAGTTCAGCACTTCGTGCATGGACTACCAGCTGGTGCAGAAtctcatctggctgctggGCAAGCACTTTCCCGAGCGCCTCGGTGTCTGCTTGATTATCAATTCGCCGGGCCTCTTCTCCACCGTTTGGCCGGCCATACGCGTGCTGCTCGATGACAACACAGCCAAGAAGGTGAAGTTTGTCAGCGATGAGGTGGATCTATGTAAATACCTGATACCCGACATTCTACCCACGGACATGTAA
- the LOC117895225 gene encoding putative glycerol kinase 5, which translates to MSTASSTTSDDAPAPPAYIAALDVGTTCVRCFVLDDKCLVKGQAVDAVELLNPQPGFFEIEPESLWRKIVNVITLAIRDAKLKPTEITCLTISTQRCTFLTWNHKTGEYYHNFITWKDLRADALVDQWNSSWTKRSMNGVSYALYLVTRNHRFLAGSVLKLMNGQVTPRLLFEMAHNKCLKQALRENKARVELLDSWILHKLRSGNGKDTSIEHITDITSSTATGLYDPFTLSWSPLISWLFGFDTKILPRVVDNGYKGFGHVHPAAFGSDWADTCIPIAASLSDQAASMWGSQCFSKNDVKVTMGTGAFLNLITGSECRAAISGMYPLVAWQIKNKSKNQGAVYCIEGASHDFGTVVTWAQSCELFKKPDETSLIAESVPDTNDVFFMPAFSGLGPPVNDYRSASGFIGLTPSTTKAHMVRALLESIVFRLVQLIDATEKETSQKLKMIRVNGGVSRNDFVCQFLADLSRLKVERAENTESSIMGATFMAGINHGIWQDVEDLKCFRKVERVFEPRPKVHEKVVERMDKWCRAIDRFSDWY; encoded by the exons ATGTCGACCGCCTCCTCCACCACATCTGACGATGCCCCAGCCCCGCCAGCCTACATCGCCGCATTGGACGTTGGCACAACTTGTGTCCGCTGCTTTGTGCTCGACGACAAGTGTCTGGTCAAGGGGCAGGCGGTTGATGCG GTGGAACTATTAAATCCGCAGCCAGGCTTTTTCGAAATAGAGCCAGAGAGCTTGTGGCGCAAGATTGTGAATGTGATAACCCTGGCGATACGCG ATGCCAAACTGAAGCCCACGGAGATCACCTGCCTGACCATCTCCACGCAGCGCTGCACATTCCTCACGTGGAACCACAAGACCGGCGAGTACTATCACAATTTCATCACCTGGAAGGATTTGCGTGCCGACGCACTGGTGGATCAATGGAACAGCAGTTGGACCAAGCGCTCAATGAATGGCGTCTCCTATGCCCTGTATTTGGTCACGAGAAACCATCGCTTTCTGGCCGGCAGTGTGCTCAAGCTGATGAATGGTCAGGTGACGCCGCGATTGCTCTTTGAAATGGCCCACAACAAGTGCCTGAAGCAGGCGCTGCGCGAGAACAAGGCACGCGTGGAGCTGCTCGACTCTTGGATACTACACAAGCTGCGCTCTGGCAATGGCAAGGACACGAGCATCGAGCACATTACCGACATAACCTCGAGCACAGCCACCGGGCTGTATGATCCGTTCACGCTCAGCTGGTCGCCGCTTATTAGCTGGCTCTTTGGCTTCGAT ACAAAGATCTTGCCGCGCGTCGTGGACAACGGCTACAAGGGCTTTGGGCATGTGCATCCAGCCGCCTTTGGGTCGGATTGGGCGGACACCTGCATACCCATTGCCGCCTCGCTCAGCGATCAAGCGGCCTCCATGTGGGGCTCTCAGTGTTTCAGCAAGAACGACGTCAAGGTCACCATGGGTACGGGAGCCTTTCTCAACTTGATTACGGGCTCCGAATGCCGTGCTGCCATCAGCGGCATGTATCCTCTGGTGGCCTGGCAAATCAAGAACAAATCGAAGAACCAAGGCGCCGTCTACTGCATCGAGGGTGCCTCACATGACTTTGGCACTGTGGTCACCTGGGCGCAGTCCTGTGAGCTGTTCAAGAAGCCAGACGAGACGTCGCTCATTGCAGAGTCTGTGCCGGATACCAACGATGTGTTCTTTATGCCCGCATTCAGTGGCCTGGGG CCACCTGTGAACGATTATCGCTCTGCTAGCGGCTTTATAGGCCTCACACCGTCCACTACCAAGGCACACATGGTGCGTGCGCTGCTCGAGAGCATCGTCTTTAGGCTGGTCCAATTGATCGATGCCACCGAGAAGGAAACCTCACAGAAGCTCAAAATGATCAG AGTCAATGGCGGCGTTTCGCGCAATGATTTTGTGTGTCAGTTCCTGGCCGATCTCAGCCGCCTGAAGGTGGAGCGTGCCGAGAATACCGAGTCCAGCATTATGGGTGCCACATTCATGGCGGGCATTAATCACGGCATCTGGCAAGATGTCGAAGATCTCAAGTGTTTTCGCAAAGTGGAACGAGTGTTCGAGCCACGTCCCAAGGTGCACGAGAAGGTGGTTGAGCGCATGGACAAGTGGTGCCGGGCCATAGATCGCTTCAGTGATTGGTACTAG
- the LOC117895226 gene encoding cyclin-dependent kinase 8 yields MDYDFKMKTQMERTKVEDLFNYEGCKVGRGTYGHVYKAKWKETSDGKEYALKQIDGTGLSMSACREIALLRELKHQNVITLIRVFLSHNDRKVFLLIDYAEHDLWHIIKFHRAAKATKKQVVVPRGMVKSLLYQILDGIHYLHSNWVLHRDLKPANILVMGDGNERGRVKIADMGFARLFNAPLKPLADLDPVVVTFWYRAPELLLGARHYTKAIDIWAIGCIFAELLTSEPIFHCRQEDIKTSNPYHHDQLDRIFNVMGFPQDKDWEDIKKMPEHHTLTKDFKRSTYSTCSLAKYMERHKIKPDSKAFHLLQKLLLMDPNKRITSEQAMQDQYFQEEPLPTQDVFAGCPIPYPKREFLTDDDQEDKSDNKRQQQQQQQQQQQQQQQQQQQQQQQQMNPNEPNAKRVRLSGAGNQQDFHHQQQQQQQQQQQQQQQQQQQQQQMMFNQQQNFQQRFN; encoded by the exons ATGGACTACGactttaaaatgaaaacgcaAATGGAGCGCACCAAGGTGGAGGATCTGTTCAATTAcgagggctgcaaggtgggCCGCGGCACCTACGGCCACGTGTACAAGGCCAAGTGGAAGGAGACGAG CGATGGCAAGGAGTACGCACTCAAACAGATCGACGGCACGGGCTTGTCCATGTCCGCCTGCAGAGAGATTGCGCTGCTGCGAGAGCTGAAGCACCAGAATGTGATTACCCTCATTCGGGTATTCCTCTCGCACAACGACCGCAAGGTGTTCCTGCTCATCGACTACGCCGAGCACGATCTGTGGCACATCATCAAGTTCCATCGTGCCGCAAAGGCCACCAAAAAGCAGGTGGTGGTGCCCCGGGGAATGGTCAAGAGTCTGCTGTACCAGATCCTCGATGGCATCCACTACCTGCACAGCAACTGGGTGCTGCATCGTGATCTGAAGCCAGCCAACATACTGGTCATGGGCGACGGCAATGAGCGGGGCCGCGTCAAGATAGCCGACATGGGCTTTGCGCGACTTTTCAATGCGCCGCTGAAGCCGCTGGCCGACCTGGATCCCGTTGTGGTCACATTTTGGTATCGCGCgcctgagctgctgctgggtgcgcGCCACTACACCAAGGCCATAGACATCTGGGCCATTGGCTGCATCTTCGCGGAGCTGCTGACATCCGAGCCGATCTTCCACTGCCGCCAGGAGGACATAAAGACGAGCAATCCGTATCACCACGATCAGCTGGATCGCATATTCAATGTGATGGGCTTTCCGCAGGACAAGGACTGGGAGGACATCAAGAAGATGCCCGAACATCACACACTCACCAAGGACTTTAAGCGCTCCACCTACTCGACCTGTTCGCTGGCCAAGTACATGGAGCGGCACAAGATTAAGCCCGACAGCAAGGCATTCCATTtgctgcagaagctgctgctgatggatcCCAACAAGCGCATCACCTCCGAGCAGGCTATGCAGGATCAGTATTTCCAGGAGGAGCCACTGCCGACGCAGGACGTCTTTGCGGGCTGCCCCATACCGTACCCGAAGCGTGAGTTCCTCACCGACGATGACCAGGAGGATAAGTCGGACAAcaagcgacaacagcagcagcagcaacagcagcaacaacagcaacagcagcagcaacaacagcagcagcagcagcagcagatgaatCCCAACGAGCCGAATGCCAAGCGTGTGCGTCTGTCCGGTGCTGGCAACCAGCAGGATttccaccaccagcagcagcaacagcagcagcagcagcaacaacagcagcagcaacaacaacagcagcaacaacaaatgatgttcaatcagcagcagaatttCCAGCAGCGCTTCAACTGA
- the LOC117895230 gene encoding protein FAM207A, producing MAKTKKNIRAKAKGAVGVAKQKAQDVQAQLNKSERQERLLHKTLTPKKTTTKKEKSALKHKKLLQRFADSRKERKKDQSSKKGEKKNVVGDLKPLRDALPSLSDLYKLVKSKSKDAPEQQSLTEPEEQLSVKQKIKKKRTDMVNRVKSYEKLLKDKDFKQNPRGVIASLVRNKYQTMEEAE from the coding sequence ATGgcaaaaactaagaaaaatATACGCGCCAAGGCTAAAGgagctgtgggcgtggccaaaCAGAAGGCACAGGATGTGCAAGCGCAGCTAAACAAGTCGGAGCGCCAGGAGCGACTGCTGCACAAGACCCTCACGCCCaagaagacaacaacaaagaaggaaaaatCGGCGCTCAAGCACAAGAAGCTATTGCAGCGCTTCGCCGACTCTAGGAAGGAGCGCAAAAAGGACCAGTCCAGCAAGAAGGGCGAGAAGAAGAACGTCGTTGGTGACCTGAAGCCGCTGCGCGATGCCCTGCCCTCGCTCTCGGATCTCTACAAGCTGGTGAAGAGCAAGTCGAAGGATGCACCAGAGCAGCAGTCGCTCACCGAGCCCGAGGAGCAGCTAAGCGTCAAGCAAAAGATCAAAAAGAAGCGCACCGACATGGTGAATCGCGTAAAGTCCTACGAGAAGCTGCTTAAGGACAAGGACTTTAAGCAAAATCCACGCGGCGTCATCGCATCCCTTGTGCGCAACAAGTACCAAACAATGGAGGAAGCCGAATAA
- the LOC117895228 gene encoding cysteine and histidine-rich protein 1 homolog: protein MSNVESSSSAAQQPPTSTLPMLGDNQVMQASTSASSTSNSNSNSTSSGNGGGGGNNVVGVPLDTQISGEPPSKKPCLDANAASSSSGGALSSAAAASGTHEKLAYRISTALCCAVCLDLPKTAMYQCQMGHLMCAACFTHLLADGRLRDQIATCPNCRVEISKSTASRNLAVEKAASELPSECQFCNKEFPYKSLERHEQHECQERPTKCKYHRIGCQWRGPYHETTEHERNCSHPKKSGYEVMAALEAHDLKIKEEKKMFNTLIDLLSYEKIIFNDLQMKPYRTDEYVHKLFYETARFSAFNQQWVVKARINNSQRDPHQTNERTITYQLILKTKTSTPMSIHFFALKGPFSDMKVSTQIYKHEFTETNTESDYYVLPLPDGIGGSGSSECNRMLANKGINFRLLMFLLNK from the exons aTGTCGAATGTGGAATCTTCAAGTTCCGCGGCCCAGCAGCCCCCCACATCCACTCTGCCAATGCTGGGTGACAACCAGGTGATGCAGGCCTCCACCTCGGCCAGCTCCACTTCAAATAGCAACTCAAATAGTACCAGCAGTGGCAATGGTGGGGGCGGTGGCAACAACGTAGTGGGAGTGCCACTCGACACCCAGATCAGCGGCGAGCCGCCGTCCAAGAAACCATGTCTCGATGCAAATGcagcctcctccagctcgggGGGAGCTCTGTCCAGCGCTGCTGCGGCATCGGGAACGCACGAGAAGCTGGCATACCGCATCTCCACAGCCCTCTGCTGTGCCGTTTGCCTGGATTTGCCCAAAACGGCCATGTACCAG TGCCAGATGGGCCACCTGATGTGCGCCGCTTGCTTCACTCACCTTCTGGCGGATGGACG CCTGCGCGATCAGATTGCCACGTGCCCCAATTGCCGCGTGGAGATATCAAAGAGCACTGCATCACGTAACCTGGCCGTAGAGAAGGCCGCCTCCGAGCTGCCCAGCGAGTGTCAG TTTTGCAACAAAGAATTCCCATACAAATCTCTGGAACGCCATGAACAGCACGAGTGCCAGGAGCGTCCCACTAAATGCAAATATCATCGCATTGGCTGCCAGTGGCGCGGACCCTACCATGAGA CAACCGAACACGAACGCAATTGCTCGCACCCCAAGAAGTCTGGCTATGAGGTGATGGCTGCCCTCGAAGCTCACGATCTGAAGATCAAAGAGGAGAAGAAGATGTTCAATACATTGATCGATCTGCTTAGCTATGAGAAGATCATATTTAATG ATTTACAAATGAAACCCTATCGCACGGACGAGTATGTGCACAAGTTGTTCTATGAGACGGCCCGGTTCTCGGCCTTCAATCAGCAGTGGGTGGTGAAGGCGCGCATTAACAATAGCCAGCGTGATCCGCATCAGACGAACGAGCGCACCATCACCTATCAGCTGATTTTGAAGACCAAGACCAGCACGCCCATGAGCATACATTTCTTTGCCCTCAAGGGCCCATTCTCCGACATGAAGGTGTCCACACAAATATACAAGCACGAGTTTACAGAAACG AACACTGAGAGCGATTATtatgtgctgccgctgcccgacGGCATTGGTGGCAGTGGCTCAAGTGAATGCAATCGCATGCTGGCCAACAAAGGCATCAATTTTCG GCTGCTAATGTTTCTGCTAAACAAGTAG